In Mesoaciditoga lauensis cd-1655R = DSM 25116, a single genomic region encodes these proteins:
- a CDS encoding ATP-dependent Clp protease ATP-binding subunit yields the protein MLNFDEYTEKASQIMMSTQDILTRYGQDQLRSEHILLAILEDEENVAIDVLKDLKVDLLDLKNKTEEVVREYGGYKAGGGAIKQMYITPDARHVLEAAKSEASRMGDERIGTEHLLLGAVKTPDSMAARLLQRFGIDDEKVYNSVLKIRKSGASKEGENLDALAKFTVDLVEEARAGKLDPVIGRDKEIERTIEILGRKRKNNPVLIGDPGVGKTAIVEGLAQLIADGKVPDYMRNKKILSLDMGRLLAGTKFRGEFEERLKALIDAIKASNGGIILFIDEIHTVVGAGSVEGSLDASNMMKPALARGELRCIGATTVEEYRKYIEKDKALARRFQTVYVREPSEEESIEILRGLKERYEKHHNVKIEDEALVAAVKLSSHYITDRFLPDKAIDLIDEAASRVKFENSFVPTELVELEKEIKNLEDEINAAAMDGDYEKAAMKKAELERKKEELNKAREEWKKREENTPKVVNEDVIAKVVERWTRIPVSKLLEDERKKLMDLEKLIHQRIVDQEEAVNAIAATIRRARAGLKDPNRPLGSFIFVGPTGVGKTELAKALAEVLFDSENAMVRIDMSEYSEKHSVSRLIGAPPGYVGYEEGGQLTEAVRRRPYSVILLDEIEKAHPEIFNTLLQVLEDGRLTDGKGNTVDFKNTIIIMTSNIGSDYILNKVESGSSTYVDEILMNQIRKHFKPEFLNRIDSIIAFKPLTREHMELIVDKFIKKVEEMLKDRNIKIKLTPQARKILAERGYDPSLGARPLRRLIETEVENEIADMIIRGDLKDGEEVLVEAKDGEIIVTKDKTGVKA from the coding sequence ATGTTGAATTTCGATGAATATACGGAAAAAGCGTCTCAAATAATGATGTCAACTCAAGATATATTGACACGATATGGTCAAGATCAGTTGAGATCAGAACACATTTTACTTGCCATTTTGGAAGACGAAGAAAATGTGGCAATAGACGTTTTGAAAGATCTTAAAGTGGATCTTCTTGATTTGAAAAACAAAACCGAAGAAGTGGTGAGAGAGTACGGTGGATACAAAGCTGGTGGCGGAGCTATAAAGCAAATGTACATCACGCCGGATGCAAGACATGTTTTAGAAGCGGCAAAATCAGAAGCTTCTCGAATGGGAGACGAACGCATTGGTACAGAACATCTTCTCCTTGGAGCCGTGAAAACACCGGATTCTATGGCGGCAAGATTGCTTCAAAGATTCGGAATAGATGATGAAAAAGTTTACAATTCTGTCCTTAAGATAAGAAAGAGTGGTGCCTCAAAAGAAGGGGAGAATTTAGATGCGTTGGCAAAATTCACGGTAGATCTCGTTGAGGAAGCACGTGCCGGCAAACTGGATCCAGTTATAGGAAGAGATAAGGAAATAGAGAGAACCATAGAAATTCTTGGAAGGAAAAGAAAGAACAACCCCGTTTTGATAGGTGATCCCGGCGTGGGAAAGACCGCTATCGTTGAAGGATTGGCTCAATTAATAGCGGATGGGAAAGTGCCGGATTACATGAGAAACAAGAAAATACTTTCCCTGGATATGGGAAGGCTGCTTGCCGGCACTAAGTTCAGGGGCGAATTTGAGGAAAGGTTAAAAGCCCTTATAGATGCTATTAAAGCTTCAAATGGAGGGATAATACTCTTCATAGATGAAATTCATACTGTTGTTGGAGCGGGAAGCGTAGAAGGGAGTCTGGATGCTTCCAACATGATGAAACCCGCCTTAGCACGTGGAGAGCTGCGATGTATAGGTGCAACAACGGTTGAAGAGTATAGAAAGTACATAGAGAAAGACAAAGCGCTGGCGCGAAGGTTCCAAACCGTTTATGTGAGAGAACCTTCTGAGGAAGAAAGCATAGAAATCCTTAGAGGACTTAAGGAAAGGTATGAAAAACACCACAACGTCAAGATAGAAGATGAGGCTTTGGTGGCAGCCGTAAAGCTTTCATCGCACTACATCACTGACAGATTTTTGCCCGATAAAGCAATAGATTTAATAGATGAAGCAGCATCAAGGGTGAAGTTCGAGAATTCGTTTGTGCCAACGGAGCTCGTCGAACTTGAGAAAGAGATAAAAAATTTGGAAGATGAAATAAATGCGGCCGCAATGGACGGAGATTATGAAAAAGCGGCCATGAAAAAGGCAGAGCTTGAAAGAAAAAAAGAGGAATTGAACAAGGCAAGGGAAGAATGGAAGAAGAGAGAAGAAAATACACCAAAGGTAGTCAATGAAGACGTCATAGCGAAGGTTGTGGAAAGGTGGACGCGTATACCGGTAAGCAAGCTTCTTGAAGATGAAAGAAAGAAACTGATGGATCTTGAGAAGCTTATCCATCAAAGAATAGTGGATCAGGAAGAAGCGGTGAATGCAATAGCGGCCACCATAAGAAGAGCACGAGCTGGCTTAAAAGATCCAAATAGACCTTTGGGTTCATTCATATTCGTTGGACCAACTGGGGTTGGAAAGACGGAACTTGCCAAAGCGTTGGCAGAAGTGTTGTTTGATAGTGAAAACGCCATGGTAAGAATAGATATGTCTGAATATTCCGAAAAACACAGTGTTTCCAGGCTCATAGGAGCGCCTCCCGGCTATGTTGGATATGAAGAAGGAGGTCAATTAACGGAAGCCGTTAGAAGAAGACCGTACAGCGTCATCCTTTTGGATGAAATTGAAAAAGCTCATCCCGAAATATTCAACACACTTTTGCAAGTGCTTGAAGATGGAAGATTAACAGACGGAAAGGGAAATACGGTTGACTTCAAGAACACCATAATAATCATGACCTCAAATATAGGAAGTGATTACATCTTGAACAAAGTAGAATCTGGAAGTTCTACATACGTTGACGAAATTTTGATGAACCAGATAAGAAAGCATTTCAAACCTGAATTTTTGAACAGGATAGATTCAATAATAGCATTTAAACCGTTGACAAGAGAACATATGGAATTGATAGTTGATAAGTTTATCAAGAAGGTTGAAGAGATGTTGAAAGATAGAAACATAAAGATAAAATTAACTCCACAGGCAAGAAAAATACTTGCAGAGAGAGGTTACGATCCATCTCTTGGTGCAAGACCCTTGAGAAGATTGATAGAAACGGAAGTTGAAAATGAAATAGCTGATATGATAATAAGGGGTGATTTAAAAGATGGAGAAGAGGTACTTGTGGAAGCCAAAGATGGTGAGATAATCGTCACGAAAGATAAAACGGGGGTGAAGGCATGA
- a CDS encoding Hsp20/alpha crystallin family protein gives MAIEKRKERNESGMDIYTPFKEMQRMIDRLFEEFPYEWPTLSKSIDEVIAPMDIFETDKGYEIEAEVPGMSKDDIEVNVSDRVLTIKGEKTDERKEEKKGARILERSYGTFERSFTLPDDADPEKIEAKYENGVLKLVIPKRPESKSKKVKIEIK, from the coding sequence ATGGCGATTGAAAAAAGAAAAGAGAGAAATGAAAGCGGAATGGACATTTATACCCCATTCAAAGAGATGCAAAGAATGATCGACAGACTTTTCGAAGAATTCCCGTACGAATGGCCAACACTTTCAAAAAGCATCGATGAAGTAATTGCCCCAATGGACATATTTGAAACCGACAAAGGATACGAAATAGAAGCGGAAGTTCCTGGTATGAGCAAAGATGACATAGAAGTCAACGTAAGCGACAGGGTACTCACCATCAAAGGTGAAAAGACTGACGAGCGCAAAGAAGAAAAGAAAGGTGCAAGGATCCTTGAAAGAAGCTACGGAACGTTTGAAAGGTCCTTCACTTTGCCTGATGATGCGGATCCTGAAAAGATCGAGGCCAAATACGAAAATGGTGTTTTGAAGCTCGTCATACCCAAACGCCCTGAGTCCAAGTCAAAGAAAGTCAAGATAGAAATTAAATAA
- the dnaK gene encoding molecular chaperone DnaK, with the protein MAEKEYVIGIDLGTTNSEVAVIKDGKPEVIQNAEGNRLTPSVVAFTKSGEILVGEPAKRQAILNAERTVRSIKRHMGSDYKVKIDNKEYTPQEISAFILRKLKKDAEAALGGKVRRAVITVPAYFEDSQRQATKDAGRIAGLEVMRIINEPTAAALAYGVDKNKEENVIVCDLGGGTFDVSLLEIGGGVIEVKATSGNNHLGGDDFDQRIMDWLIETFKKDTGIDLSNDKQALQRLKDASERAKIELTTKMETQISLPYITADANGPKHLEATLTRAKLESLIQDIVEKMREPIETVLNDTKISPDDIAEVLLVGGSTRMPIIQRFLKDIFHKEPSKAVNPDEAVAIGAAIEASILAGETKRDVVLVDVTPLSLGVEVKGGLFHKIIPRNTTIPTKKSEIFTTAEDGQTEVEINVLQGERELAADNKSIGRFTLAGIAPAPRGVPQIEVTFDIDSDGIVHVSAKDKATGKSQSIVISGSSNLSEDEIKRMVEEAKRYEEEDKKRKQQVELKNNADTLAYQIEKLLKEQGDKIEPSLRSEVESMVKDLKDAIEKNDYARMKVLVDDLNKKSQEIGQKLYQQAAANSSNTSSSSDNTNNDTTDDGTVNAEYQGK; encoded by the coding sequence ATGGCGGAAAAAGAATACGTGATTGGAATAGACCTTGGAACTACGAATTCTGAAGTAGCCGTTATAAAGGATGGAAAACCTGAGGTTATTCAAAACGCAGAAGGAAATAGACTTACCCCTTCAGTAGTGGCTTTCACGAAAAGCGGGGAAATCCTTGTTGGTGAGCCCGCAAAAAGGCAGGCAATATTGAACGCCGAAAGAACCGTAAGATCGATAAAGAGACACATGGGAAGCGATTACAAGGTAAAGATAGACAACAAGGAGTACACCCCTCAAGAGATAAGCGCTTTCATATTGAGAAAACTTAAAAAAGATGCAGAAGCGGCTTTAGGCGGAAAGGTAAGAAGGGCTGTTATAACGGTTCCAGCTTACTTTGAAGATTCCCAGCGCCAGGCCACGAAAGATGCGGGAAGAATAGCCGGACTTGAAGTTATGAGAATAATAAACGAGCCAACTGCTGCCGCACTTGCATATGGAGTAGACAAGAATAAAGAGGAAAACGTCATAGTCTGTGACCTGGGTGGCGGAACGTTTGACGTATCGCTACTCGAAATAGGCGGCGGAGTAATAGAAGTCAAAGCGACAAGCGGAAACAACCACCTTGGTGGGGACGATTTTGACCAAAGAATAATGGATTGGCTTATCGAAACGTTCAAGAAAGATACCGGTATAGACCTCTCCAACGACAAACAGGCGTTGCAGAGACTGAAAGACGCGTCTGAAAGGGCAAAGATAGAACTAACCACCAAGATGGAAACTCAGATAAGCTTGCCATACATCACGGCAGATGCGAATGGACCCAAGCACTTAGAAGCAACTTTGACAAGAGCGAAATTGGAAAGTCTCATTCAAGACATCGTTGAAAAGATGAGAGAGCCAATAGAAACGGTTTTAAACGATACGAAAATTTCTCCAGATGACATAGCAGAGGTACTCTTAGTCGGTGGTTCAACCAGAATGCCGATAATTCAGAGGTTCTTGAAAGACATTTTCCACAAAGAACCCTCTAAAGCGGTTAACCCAGATGAAGCGGTTGCAATAGGCGCAGCAATAGAAGCATCCATACTTGCCGGAGAAACGAAGAGAGACGTTGTACTTGTCGACGTAACACCACTTTCGTTAGGAGTCGAAGTGAAAGGTGGATTGTTCCATAAGATCATACCTCGTAACACAACTATACCAACGAAGAAGTCGGAGATCTTCACAACGGCTGAAGATGGACAAACAGAAGTTGAAATAAACGTCTTGCAGGGAGAAAGAGAATTGGCAGCAGACAACAAATCCATTGGAAGGTTTACCTTAGCTGGAATAGCACCGGCGCCAAGAGGCGTTCCACAAATTGAAGTTACGTTCGATATAGATTCAGATGGAATCGTTCATGTCTCCGCAAAAGACAAAGCAACTGGAAAGAGCCAATCCATAGTTATAAGTGGCAGCTCGAACCTTTCCGAAGACGAAATAAAAAGAATGGTGGAAGAAGCCAAGAGATACGAAGAAGAAGACAAGAAACGCAAACAGCAAGTTGAACTCAAAAACAACGCAGATACTCTTGCTTATCAAATAGAGAAACTGCTGAAAGAACAGGGAGACAAGATAGAACCATCCTTGAGAAGTGAAGTAGAATCAATGGTTAAAGATTTGAAGGATGCCATAGAGAAGAACGATTACGCGAGAATGAAAGTGCTTGTTGATGATCTCAACAAAAAATCACAAGAAATCGGGCAGAAGCTCTATCAACAAGCTGCGGCTAACTCATCGAATACTTCATCTTCGAGTGACAACACAAACAACGATACCACCGATGACGGTACGGTAAACGCTGAATATCAAGGGAAATAA
- a CDS encoding sigma-54-dependent transcriptional regulator: MNTILFVDDEPHILELMKMHFSKKYKVLTAKDGIEALTRFESDGIDLIISDVKMPRMDGMELLKKVKERSDVPFIVVTAFGSIENAVDAIKMGAYDYISKPVNLKDLEMKVERALDYLSIKRENIELKTRMRSKTSSGIITANKKMLEILDKIPEYAKKDLPVLILGESGTGKELIAKEIHAQSQRYLEPFIAVNVSAIPEDLFESEFFGYEKGAFTGANGKKIGKFEAANKGTLFLDEIGDMRLDHQAKLLRVLQDSKITRLGSVKEIPLDFRLICATNKPLSEMIKEGTFRQDLYYRINVIRIEIPPLRERPEDVEAIAKYYLKMYSEKFSEGEKGLSPKALNVLKSYSWPGNVRELENVILRAMINSDSDEIKVRDLPDEIVGNQDYMDYQTFLMKKKVEKERLYKELQKKFVKQLLRKSGGNISKAAELANMDRRLLQNMIKEVNDWQS, translated from the coding sequence TTGAACACGATTTTATTTGTGGATGATGAGCCACATATATTGGAATTGATGAAAATGCATTTTTCAAAGAAGTATAAGGTGTTGACTGCAAAAGATGGAATAGAGGCTTTAACGCGTTTTGAGTCGGATGGCATAGATCTCATCATAAGTGATGTCAAAATGCCGCGTATGGATGGAATGGAATTGTTGAAAAAGGTAAAGGAAAGATCGGATGTACCTTTTATTGTGGTGACGGCATTTGGAAGTATAGAAAATGCCGTTGATGCCATAAAGATGGGAGCGTACGATTACATTTCTAAGCCTGTGAATTTGAAAGATTTGGAAATGAAAGTGGAGAGGGCACTTGATTATCTGAGCATAAAACGTGAGAACATTGAATTGAAAACACGTATGCGGAGTAAAACTTCATCTGGGATAATAACGGCGAATAAAAAAATGTTGGAAATTCTGGACAAGATTCCAGAATATGCCAAGAAAGATCTGCCTGTACTTATTTTGGGGGAAAGTGGGACGGGTAAAGAACTGATCGCAAAGGAAATACACGCTCAAAGTCAAAGGTATTTAGAGCCATTTATCGCTGTGAACGTTTCGGCAATTCCTGAAGATCTTTTCGAAAGTGAATTTTTCGGTTATGAAAAGGGAGCTTTCACAGGAGCAAATGGCAAAAAGATAGGTAAGTTTGAAGCGGCAAATAAAGGGACCCTTTTTTTGGATGAAATAGGAGACATGAGACTTGATCATCAGGCAAAGCTTTTGAGAGTACTCCAAGATTCCAAGATAACAAGGTTGGGAAGTGTAAAAGAAATTCCTCTGGATTTTAGGCTCATATGCGCCACGAACAAACCTTTAAGCGAGATGATCAAAGAGGGAACTTTTCGACAAGATCTCTATTACAGAATAAACGTGATAAGAATAGAGATTCCGCCTCTCAGAGAACGTCCGGAAGATGTGGAGGCTATAGCCAAATATTATTTGAAGATGTATTCTGAAAAATTTTCCGAAGGAGAAAAAGGTTTATCTCCCAAAGCGTTGAACGTTTTAAAAAGCTATAGTTGGCCCGGGAATGTGAGAGAATTGGAGAACGTGATTTTAAGGGCCATGATAAATTCCGATTCCGATGAAATAAAAGTTCGTGACCTTCCGGATGAGATCGTGGGAAACCAGGATTACATGGATTATCAAACCTTCCTTATGAAAAAGAAAGTGGAAAAAGAAAGGTTGTACAAAGAATTGCAAAAGAAATTCGTCAAGCAGCTTCTTAGAAAAAGCGGCGGCAACATCAGCAAAGCGGCCGAACTTGCAAATATGGACAGAAGGCTTCTCCAGAACATGATAAAAGAAGTCAATGATTGGCAATCTTAG
- a CDS encoding sensor histidine kinase — MLFSFYVNLASSIANGLMLLYAVRYHLYSKKTAGNFYSMFMTSSFLLWNASEFFRIFNKTQLQIVSFSLFAFITSIAIALEMAALLDIKKMYWMEFSFLLGGSVAFFLYGLTYGNLLMFSSTFFTINSFLMLFCLIWRYFHVRSFSKRNKIILNALYYLGFFAFEAVVIWSYSTSPLFISYLVVSNSLILPIYLYILMNFIYGKNVSFSVNFFKNALYGSLVSLIISIFFIIGYYVNSYFAGRVGIMQSFFINFVLILFVFLAFSGFLKRIDVLLERITKTGVYYYRESMMNFMRKVLTIDSLEELSNLVSKYMLKVLNSSSVEIFFKEDDGSFTSAKRKFDAAYFDGIPKFVKIVDLYALSRRPAFLRGKEFLVWIRSVDKIEGCMILGCKRFGRYTSSDMEVIDIISNQIALFLSRYRSIKRVRKAERNMFLQERMASLGRLAFGVAHEIRNPLNVISASLQVIDEEPDQREKLKGYIQEEIKRINELLENFLDFARQKPKSVETVNLNELVEKTVLLLKESALKRNIELEKDVPDEPLYAKVDKNMMMEVLLNLGTNSLDAVGDGGKIWFKLKRDKRYFYMSVSNNGEPIPEDDREKIFEPFYTTKEHGSGLGLSIVYNYVQNMGGSVNVESTPKKTTFTVKIPLEVES; from the coding sequence ATGCTTTTTTCATTTTACGTGAACCTTGCTTCGAGCATAGCAAATGGCTTAATGCTCTTGTATGCTGTAAGATACCATCTTTATTCTAAGAAGACCGCAGGGAATTTTTACTCCATGTTCATGACGTCGTCTTTCCTGTTATGGAATGCCTCTGAATTTTTCCGCATCTTTAACAAAACGCAACTTCAGATCGTGTCGTTTTCGCTTTTCGCGTTCATCACTTCCATAGCTATAGCATTGGAAATGGCGGCCCTTCTTGATATAAAAAAGATGTACTGGATGGAATTCAGTTTCTTGCTTGGAGGAAGTGTAGCGTTTTTTTTATACGGCCTAACCTATGGAAATCTTTTGATGTTTTCCTCCACTTTCTTCACGATTAATTCATTTTTGATGCTTTTCTGCTTAATATGGAGGTATTTTCACGTTAGATCGTTTAGTAAAAGGAACAAGATAATATTAAATGCCCTTTATTATCTGGGTTTTTTTGCCTTTGAAGCCGTTGTCATATGGTCATACTCAACAAGTCCTCTTTTTATTTCCTATCTTGTTGTTTCTAACTCCCTCATATTACCAATATATCTCTATATCCTTATGAATTTTATTTACGGAAAGAATGTAAGCTTTTCCGTTAATTTCTTCAAAAATGCACTCTATGGAAGCCTGGTTTCGTTGATCATATCGATATTCTTCATAATAGGATATTACGTTAATTCATACTTTGCTGGAAGGGTTGGAATAATGCAATCCTTCTTCATAAATTTTGTTTTGATTCTTTTCGTGTTTTTGGCTTTTAGCGGATTCTTAAAAAGAATAGATGTCCTTTTAGAGCGAATAACGAAGACAGGCGTCTATTACTACCGGGAAAGCATGATGAACTTCATGAGAAAGGTTTTGACCATCGATAGTCTTGAAGAATTGTCAAATTTGGTTTCGAAGTACATGTTGAAGGTTTTAAATTCTTCTAGTGTGGAAATCTTTTTCAAGGAAGATGATGGAAGTTTCACATCTGCCAAAAGAAAATTCGATGCTGCTTACTTTGATGGCATTCCGAAATTCGTTAAGATAGTAGATCTTTACGCTTTATCGAGAAGGCCTGCCTTTCTTAGAGGAAAAGAATTTTTGGTTTGGATAAGGAGTGTGGACAAAATCGAAGGCTGTATGATCCTTGGATGTAAGAGATTCGGTAGGTACACTTCTTCAGATATGGAAGTTATAGACATAATTTCCAACCAAATTGCCCTCTTCCTATCGCGTTACCGAAGCATAAAGAGAGTAAGAAAAGCGGAGAGAAATATGTTCCTTCAAGAAAGAATGGCTTCGCTGGGAAGGCTGGCCTTTGGAGTGGCACATGAAATAAGGAATCCTTTAAACGTCATTTCAGCTTCTCTTCAAGTGATAGACGAAGAACCAGACCAAAGGGAAAAATTAAAAGGGTACATTCAAGAAGAGATAAAGAGAATAAACGAATTGTTGGAAAACTTTTTGGACTTTGCGCGTCAAAAACCAAAAAGCGTGGAAACCGTCAACTTAAATGAGCTTGTTGAGAAAACCGTTTTACTTTTAAAGGAAAGTGCTTTGAAAAGAAACATAGAACTTGAGAAAGATGTTCCTGATGAGCCGCTTTACGCCAAAGTTGATAAAAACATGATGATGGAGGTGCTTTTGAATTTGGGAACCAATTCGCTGGATGCGGTTGGTGATGGGGGGAAGATATGGTTTAAACTGAAGAGAGATAAAAGATATTTTTACATGAGCGTTTCTAACAACGGTGAGCCCATTCCAGAAGATGATAGAGAAAAGATTTTCGAACCTTTTTACACCACGAAAGAGCATGGAAGTGGCCTGGGATTATCGATAGTTTACAATTACGTTCAAAATATGGGAGGAAGCGTAAATGTCGAAAGCACTCCTAAAAAGACGACGTTTACCGTGAAAATTCCATTGGAGGTGGAAAGTTGA
- a CDS encoding deoxynucleoside kinase yields MIIGICGNIGAGKSTLIEILEREKNYTPVYEIVEENPYLSDFYKDMKKWAFHSQLFFLIKRFDFLKRVNASEGITLEDRTIDEDVEIFARNLHEMGYISQRDWQTYQSLFKTFSDHLPQPRGFIYLQASVSTLVKHVKRRGRNFENTISQEYLARLNELYGRWISRLKSPILKIDCDEYDFVESEQDRQKVVGKVAEFIERLEEF; encoded by the coding sequence TTGATAATAGGTATCTGCGGAAATATCGGAGCTGGAAAATCAACTTTGATAGAGATATTGGAAAGGGAAAAAAATTACACACCCGTTTACGAAATCGTGGAAGAAAATCCATATCTCTCTGATTTCTACAAAGACATGAAAAAATGGGCTTTTCATTCCCAATTGTTTTTTCTCATAAAACGTTTTGACTTTTTGAAAAGGGTAAACGCTTCTGAAGGTATAACGTTGGAAGATAGAACCATCGATGAGGATGTCGAAATATTTGCTAGGAACCTCCATGAAATGGGATACATCTCTCAGAGGGATTGGCAAACATATCAGTCTCTTTTCAAGACATTTTCCGATCATCTTCCACAACCGCGTGGATTCATATATTTGCAGGCCTCGGTTTCAACATTAGTCAAGCACGTTAAAAGAAGAGGAAGAAATTTCGAAAACACCATATCGCAAGAGTATTTGGCACGCTTGAATGAACTTTACGGGCGCTGGATCTCGCGACTAAAGTCTCCAATTTTGAAAATCGACTGTGACGAATACGATTTTGTAGAGTCTGAACAAGATCGTCAAAAAGTTGTGGGAAAAGTGGCGGAATTCATAGAGAGGCTTGAAGAGTTTTGA
- a CDS encoding deoxynucleoside kinase produces the protein MYICVEGVIGVGKTTLARMISDEFGFLPFLEVVEENPFLANFYQDRERWAFQTQLFFLLSRYSQQNELSKILDSGKNAVSDYMFDKDRIFARMNLVGDQMDLYDKVFDILDSKVSKPDLILYLRASIETLMKRIAMRDRVFERNMDKGYISSLITAYDEFFDNYHGNFLTINANEVDFVQNKEDFHFILSKIRESGVEF, from the coding sequence ATGTATATTTGCGTTGAAGGTGTGATAGGTGTTGGAAAAACAACGCTAGCACGTATGATAAGTGATGAATTTGGATTTCTTCCCTTTTTAGAAGTTGTTGAAGAGAACCCGTTTTTGGCTAATTTTTATCAAGATAGGGAAAGATGGGCGTTTCAAACCCAACTTTTCTTTCTCTTAAGCAGATATTCCCAACAAAATGAACTTTCAAAAATACTGGATAGCGGGAAAAATGCCGTTTCTGATTACATGTTTGACAAAGACAGAATATTTGCAAGGATGAACCTGGTTGGCGATCAGATGGATTTGTACGATAAGGTCTTTGATATTTTGGATTCAAAAGTTTCAAAACCCGATCTGATACTTTACTTGAGGGCCTCGATAGAAACGCTTATGAAGAGAATAGCGATGCGCGATAGGGTCTTTGAAAGAAACATGGATAAGGGATACATCTCCTCATTGATAACAGCGTACGATGAATTCTTTGATAACTATCATGGAAATTTTCTAACGATAAATGCCAATGAGGTGGATTTCGTTCAAAACAAAGAGGATTTCCATTTCATATTGTCTAAAATAAGGGAAAGTGGTGTTGAATTTTGA
- a CDS encoding glycerate kinase type-2 family protein: MVKNTNLVHEVISVILKAIDPYEKTFEHLKNVEKPQGKIFLIAFGKSSLKMAKAALDLFKIEKGVVVTNEEVEKLKAPNVEYIKGGHPLPNENSVKAAEKAIDILKSADEKDLVIVMISGGGSALFESPKVSLDELKNVSDLLMKDGATINELNLVRKALSKVKGGKLPSYTSAKMISFIMSDVVGDDLSVIASGPTYYEKIETSEVLDVLKRHGVKISETLRNAITSGEKIEKKEVEHVLVASNKDACLAAKSFLEKRGYRGVYLGSSIQGEAREVAKVLGGIYADAYLKKSDFAPPVAFVSGGESTVTVKGKGMGGRNQEVALAMLPLIAKKEITFFSFGTDGIDGHSSAAGAIVDGNSLERAKALGLDYVNFLNKNDSYSFFKALSDLIVTGPTGTNVTDVQVAIID; encoded by the coding sequence ATGGTAAAGAATACGAATTTGGTTCATGAAGTTATCTCGGTCATTTTAAAGGCGATCGATCCTTACGAAAAAACATTTGAACACCTGAAAAACGTTGAAAAGCCCCAAGGGAAGATCTTTCTCATCGCTTTTGGAAAATCAAGTTTGAAGATGGCAAAGGCGGCCCTTGATCTTTTTAAAATAGAAAAGGGCGTTGTTGTTACCAACGAAGAGGTTGAAAAGTTGAAAGCACCAAATGTTGAGTACATAAAAGGTGGGCATCCTCTTCCAAATGAGAACAGCGTCAAGGCCGCGGAAAAAGCCATAGATATTTTGAAGAGCGCGGACGAAAAAGATTTGGTTATAGTCATGATCTCTGGCGGCGGTTCTGCTCTCTTCGAATCACCGAAGGTGAGTTTAGATGAACTAAAAAACGTAAGCGATCTGTTGATGAAAGATGGGGCAACCATAAACGAATTGAATCTCGTAAGAAAAGCTTTATCCAAAGTGAAAGGCGGCAAGTTGCCCTCCTACACTTCTGCCAAAATGATCTCTTTCATAATGTCGGATGTTGTGGGAGATGATCTATCCGTCATAGCTTCCGGTCCTACTTACTACGAAAAGATCGAAACCTCAGAGGTTTTAGATGTGTTAAAAAGACACGGTGTAAAGATATCGGAAACTTTAAGAAATGCCATAACAAGTGGTGAAAAAATAGAAAAAAAGGAAGTGGAACACGTACTTGTTGCCTCAAACAAAGACGCATGTTTAGCGGCAAAATCGTTTTTGGAAAAGCGGGGATACAGAGGTGTATATCTGGGCTCTTCGATTCAGGGTGAAGCCCGTGAGGTTGCAAAAGTGTTAGGTGGAATATACGCCGATGCTTATTTAAAAAAGAGCGATTTTGCACCTCCTGTTGCATTTGTAAGTGGTGGTGAAAGTACCGTTACCGTAAAAGGTAAGGGCATGGGAGGCAGAAATCAAGAAGTGGCCCTTGCGATGTTACCGTTAATAGCAAAAAAGGAAATAACGTTTTTTTCCTTTGGTACTGATGGCATAGACGGCCATTCATCCGCAGCTGGTGCGATTGTAGATGGAAACAGTTTGGAAAGGGCAAAAGCGTTGGGATTGGATTACGTGAATTTTCTTAACAAAAATGATTCTTACTCATTTTTTAAGGCTCTTTCCGATCTTATCGTAACAGGGCCTACTGGGACAAACGTTACAGATGTGCAAGTGGCTATTATAGACTAA